From a region of the Catalinimonas alkaloidigena genome:
- the rpmF gene encoding 50S ribosomal protein L32 — MAHPKRKISKTRRDKRRTHYKLSEPTLFTDPTTGETTQMHRVNLETGMYRGRKVMKGREDY, encoded by the coding sequence ATGGCACATCCTAAGAGAAAAATTTCGAAAACGCGCCGTGACAAGCGCAGAACGCACTACAAACTGAGCGAACCGACGTTGTTCACCGATCCTACGACTGGCGAAACGACGCAAATGCACCGGGTAAACTTGGAAACCGGCATGTACAGAGGCAGAAAAGTGATGAAAGGCCGGGAAGATTATTAA
- the plsX gene encoding phosphate acyltransferase PlsX, whose product MKIALDAMGGDFAPEATVEGALLAADELPSGSEVVLVGQQSVIENQLGGRQPSAGKLSICHAPDVIRMSEHPTKAFTQKPESSIAVGFGLLRRGDVQAFCSAGNTGAMHVGAIFSIRAIEGIIRPAIAGFAPKITGGHAVILDVGANAEVKPDVLAQFGHIGSLYARHVLNIERPRVALVNLGEEEEKGTLLTQAAYQLLKLNRHVNFVGNVEGRDLFRDKVDVIVCDGFTGNVILKLAEDFYDLLEEHHIFEQLEGKVDLDFFRNFNYEAVGGSPIIGVNGNVLIGHGVSSAMAIKNMCLQAARMAEAQIHLKIKKALSED is encoded by the coding sequence ATAAAAATTGCCCTCGACGCCATGGGCGGCGACTTTGCTCCAGAAGCCACAGTAGAAGGTGCGCTTCTGGCCGCTGACGAGTTACCTTCGGGCTCGGAAGTTGTTTTGGTCGGGCAACAATCGGTTATTGAAAATCAGTTGGGCGGACGCCAACCGAGCGCCGGAAAGCTGAGCATTTGCCACGCTCCCGACGTTATTCGGATGAGCGAACACCCGACCAAAGCGTTTACCCAAAAACCTGAATCCAGCATTGCAGTAGGTTTTGGCCTTTTGCGCCGCGGCGATGTGCAGGCCTTTTGCAGCGCCGGCAACACGGGTGCTATGCACGTGGGTGCTATCTTCAGCATCCGTGCCATTGAGGGCATCATCCGCCCCGCCATTGCAGGCTTTGCGCCCAAAATCACCGGCGGCCACGCGGTTATCCTGGACGTAGGTGCCAATGCCGAAGTCAAACCCGATGTGCTGGCCCAATTCGGCCACATCGGCTCGCTGTACGCGCGCCACGTACTCAACATCGAACGCCCACGGGTGGCACTGGTCAACCTGGGCGAGGAAGAAGAGAAAGGAACGCTGCTGACCCAGGCCGCTTACCAATTGCTGAAACTGAACCGGCACGTCAACTTCGTGGGCAACGTCGAGGGCCGTGATCTGTTCCGCGACAAAGTCGATGTAATTGTCTGTGACGGCTTTACGGGCAACGTGATTCTAAAATTGGCCGAGGATTTTTACGACCTCTTGGAAGAACACCATATCTTTGAGCAGCTGGAGGGCAAAGTTGATCTGGATTTCTTCCGTAATTTCAATTACGAAGCTGTAGGCGGCAGTCCCATCATCGGCGTGAACGGAAACGTCCTGATCGGCCATGGTGTCTCATCTGCCATGGCCATCAAAAACATGTGCTTACAGGCGGCCCGCATGGCCGAGGCTCAGATTCACCTGAAAATCAAGAAAGCCCTTAGCGAAGACTAG
- the accB gene encoding acetyl-CoA carboxylase biotin carboxyl carrier protein has translation MKAKEIQDLISFIAQSGLDEVNIETEQFKLSVKKNVQPVVVSAAPVQAAPVASAAPAAASAPAAPATPATPSPAAAASEKPAASNHITVRSPMIGTFYRSTSPDSAPFVNVGDEIKPGQALCIVEAMKLFNEIESEVSGRIVKVLVENATPVEYDQPLFLVEPI, from the coding sequence ATGAAAGCAAAAGAAATACAAGACCTCATTAGTTTCATTGCACAGTCGGGTCTCGATGAAGTCAACATCGAAACTGAGCAGTTCAAACTGTCCGTCAAAAAGAATGTGCAGCCCGTTGTGGTTTCGGCCGCCCCCGTGCAGGCAGCACCGGTAGCCAGCGCCGCACCCGCCGCGGCTTCTGCCCCGGCTGCCCCCGCTACGCCGGCCACCCCGTCGCCCGCAGCCGCGGCGTCAGAGAAACCTGCTGCTTCAAATCACATCACCGTGCGCTCGCCCATGATCGGCACGTTCTACCGGTCGACTAGCCCTGATTCGGCTCCTTTTGTCAACGTGGGAGACGAGATCAAGCCGGGCCAGGCCCTTTGCATTGTCGAAGCCATGAAGCTCTTCAATGAAATCGAGTCGGAAGTTTCCGGACGAATTGTGAAGGTGCTGGTAGAAAACGCCACCCCGGTGGAGTACGATCAGCCGTTGTTCCTGGTTGAGCCGATCTGA
- the accC gene encoding acetyl-CoA carboxylase biotin carboxylase subunit, with the protein MFKKILIANRGEIALRVIRTCREMGIKTVAVYSTADKDSLHVRFADEAVCIGPAVSAQSYLNIPNIIAAAEITNADAIHPGYGFLSENAEFSKVCQEYKIKFIGPSPDMINSMGDKASAKDTMKRAGVPTIPGSEGLLQSLEEGRSIAEEIGFPVILKATAGGGGRGMRVIRSAQEFDKAWRDARVEAGAAFGNDGVYLEKYIEEPRHVEIQVVGDQYGKVSHLSERDCSIQRRHQKLVEETPSPILDDDLRKRMGEAAVRGAESINYEGAGTIEFLVDKHGNFYFMEMNTRIQVEHPVTEEVTDFDLIKEQIKVAAGTPVTGKNYYPKMHAIECRINAEDPGHGFRPSPGRITNLHLPGGHGVRVDSHVYAGYTIPPNYDSMIAKLIVSAQTREEAIVRMKRALQEFIIEGVKTTIPFHIRLMDNEKFRSGKFDTSFLESFDFSGL; encoded by the coding sequence ATGTTTAAGAAAATTTTGATTGCTAATCGCGGCGAGATCGCCCTGCGCGTGATTCGGACCTGCCGCGAGATGGGCATCAAAACGGTAGCGGTTTACTCAACGGCCGACAAGGATAGCCTGCACGTGCGATTCGCCGACGAGGCCGTGTGCATCGGACCCGCTGTCAGTGCCCAATCGTACCTGAACATCCCCAATATTATCGCAGCGGCCGAGATCACCAACGCCGATGCCATTCATCCGGGTTACGGATTTCTCTCCGAAAACGCGGAGTTTTCCAAAGTCTGTCAGGAGTATAAGATCAAATTCATCGGGCCGAGCCCCGACATGATCAACTCCATGGGCGACAAAGCCTCGGCCAAGGATACCATGAAGCGGGCGGGCGTCCCGACCATTCCTGGATCGGAGGGCCTGTTGCAGTCACTGGAAGAAGGCCGAAGTATTGCCGAAGAAATCGGCTTCCCGGTCATTTTGAAAGCTACGGCCGGCGGCGGTGGTCGGGGCATGCGGGTGATCCGCAGTGCCCAGGAATTTGACAAAGCCTGGCGCGACGCGCGCGTCGAGGCGGGTGCGGCTTTTGGCAACGACGGCGTTTACCTGGAGAAGTACATTGAAGAGCCACGCCACGTAGAAATTCAGGTGGTGGGTGATCAGTACGGCAAAGTATCGCACCTCTCCGAGCGGGACTGTTCCATTCAGCGCCGCCACCAGAAGCTGGTAGAAGAAACGCCCTCTCCTATCCTGGACGACGATCTGCGGAAGCGGATGGGCGAAGCGGCCGTACGCGGGGCCGAGTCCATTAACTATGAAGGTGCCGGTACCATCGAATTTCTGGTGGACAAACACGGCAATTTCTACTTCATGGAGATGAATACCCGTATTCAGGTAGAGCACCCCGTCACCGAAGAAGTAACTGATTTTGACCTGATCAAAGAGCAGATCAAGGTCGCTGCCGGTACGCCGGTCACGGGTAAGAACTATTATCCGAAAATGCACGCCATTGAGTGCCGCATCAACGCCGAAGACCCGGGGCATGGGTTCCGTCCGTCGCCCGGGCGTATCACCAACCTGCATCTGCCGGGTGGACACGGCGTACGGGTTGACTCGCACGTATACGCGGGTTACACCATTCCGCCGAACTACGATTCGATGATCGCCAAGCTGATCGTAAGTGCGCAGACCCGGGAGGAAGCCATCGTGCGGATGAAGCGGGCCCTGCAGGAGTTCATCATCGAAGGCGTGAAAACGACCATTCCATTTCACATTCGCCTGATGGATAACGAAAAGTTCCGCTCTGGTAAATTCGATACCTCATTCCTGGAATCTTTCGATTTTTCAGGCTTATAA
- a CDS encoding beta-ketoacyl-ACP synthase III: MTKIRAAIRGIQGYVPEYVLTNEELSTMVDTNDEWITTRTGIKERRILKGEGKGTSHMAAEAVSKLLQKTGVAPEEVDLIICATTTPDFVFPATANLIADMVGARHAFGYDVQAACSGFLFSLATGAQFIETGRYQKVIVVGADKMSSIVDYEDRTTCVIFGDGAGAVLLEPDTEGFGLFDAILHSDGAGAAHLYQKAGGSRRPPSQETVAAREHYVYQEGATVFKFAVTNMAEVAAEIMSKNHLTSNDVAWLVPHQANKRIIEATAQRMGVGLDKVMINIQRYGNTTNATIPLCLWDYESKLKKGDNLVLAAFGGGFTWGAIYLKWAYDGTPS; this comes from the coding sequence ATGACTAAAATTCGAGCGGCAATTCGGGGCATCCAGGGATACGTCCCCGAGTATGTGCTGACGAACGAAGAGTTGTCGACTATGGTCGACACCAACGACGAATGGATCACGACCCGGACCGGAATTAAAGAGCGACGCATCTTAAAAGGAGAAGGAAAGGGCACCTCTCACATGGCCGCGGAAGCGGTCAGCAAGTTACTCCAGAAAACAGGCGTGGCCCCTGAGGAAGTTGACCTGATCATATGCGCCACAACGACCCCCGACTTTGTTTTTCCTGCTACGGCCAACCTCATTGCCGACATGGTGGGTGCACGTCATGCGTTTGGCTACGACGTGCAAGCCGCCTGTTCGGGCTTTCTCTTTTCGCTGGCGACCGGTGCGCAGTTCATCGAAACGGGTCGCTATCAGAAAGTGATTGTGGTCGGCGCCGATAAAATGTCGTCGATTGTCGATTACGAAGACCGCACCACGTGCGTCATCTTCGGTGACGGGGCCGGTGCGGTGCTGTTGGAGCCCGATACGGAGGGATTCGGTCTGTTCGATGCCATTCTTCATTCCGACGGGGCCGGTGCTGCCCATCTCTACCAGAAAGCCGGTGGTAGCCGTCGTCCGCCCTCGCAGGAAACGGTAGCGGCCCGCGAGCACTACGTGTACCAGGAAGGAGCCACCGTTTTTAAATTTGCCGTCACCAACATGGCAGAAGTGGCCGCCGAAATCATGTCGAAAAATCACCTGACCAGTAACGATGTAGCGTGGCTAGTGCCTCACCAAGCCAACAAGCGCATCATCGAAGCTACGGCGCAACGTATGGGCGTGGGCCTGGACAAGGTGATGATCAACATCCAGCGGTATGGCAACACGACCAACGCCACGATTCCCCTGTGCTTATGGGATTACGAATCCAAACTGAAGAAAGGTGATAACCTGGTGCTGGCGGCCTTTGGCGGCGGGTTTACCTGGGGAGCGATCTACCTGAAGTGGGCTTACGACGGTACGCCCTCCTGA
- the efp gene encoding elongation factor P — MATTADFRNGLTIEFNNDLYTIVEFQHVKPGKGAAFVRTKLKSLSNGRVIDNTFNSGVKVTTARIERRPHQFLYKDDLGYHFMDTNTFEQIPLEESKINEPDLLKDGQEVEILFHAETETVLSCELPSFVELQVTYTEPGLRGDTATNTTKPATLETGAVIQVPLFIDQDEMIRVDTRTRSYYERVK; from the coding sequence ATGGCTACTACCGCAGACTTTCGGAACGGTTTGACCATTGAGTTTAACAACGACCTTTATACCATTGTAGAGTTTCAGCACGTGAAACCCGGCAAAGGAGCCGCCTTTGTGCGTACGAAACTGAAGAGCCTTTCCAATGGACGCGTGATCGACAACACGTTTAACTCAGGCGTGAAAGTTACCACCGCCCGCATCGAACGACGGCCTCATCAGTTCCTGTACAAAGATGACCTGGGCTATCACTTCATGGACACCAACACGTTCGAGCAGATTCCGCTGGAGGAATCGAAAATCAACGAGCCCGATCTGTTGAAAGATGGTCAGGAAGTCGAAATTCTGTTTCATGCAGAAACCGAAACTGTATTGAGTTGTGAACTGCCTTCGTTTGTGGAGCTTCAGGTAACCTATACCGAGCCAGGCTTACGTGGCGATACGGCCACCAACACCACCAAACCAGCGACGCTGGAAACCGGAGCCGTGATTCAGGTCCCTCTGTTTATCGACCAGGATGAGATGATTCGTGTAGACACCCGCACTCGTTCCTACTACGAGCGCGTCAAATAA
- a CDS encoding YceD family protein, translating to MASFAAFDLVRVKEFEIEIASLQPGTVKNYVLEVHEAFFSAFSPSIAERGNLRVDLELSKSETMITTRFHIKGTVELICDRSLEPFDEPIDVTHRVIFKFGEEAEELDDDLFVIPRDAHYLSLGQHVYDFIGLAIPMRKLHPDCRTEDDETAQGFFYQSSTQMPEEASDDDASSDKAADPRWDALRALRDRENLN from the coding sequence TTGGCTAGCTTTGCGGCCTTTGATTTGGTGAGGGTGAAAGAGTTTGAGATTGAAATAGCGAGCCTTCAGCCCGGAACAGTAAAAAATTATGTTCTGGAGGTACATGAAGCATTTTTTTCGGCCTTCTCTCCTTCCATCGCCGAGCGGGGCAACCTGCGCGTCGACCTGGAGTTGAGCAAGTCTGAAACGATGATCACGACTCGTTTTCATATCAAAGGCACCGTAGAACTGATTTGTGACCGTTCGCTGGAGCCTTTCGACGAGCCGATCGACGTGACCCACCGGGTCATTTTCAAGTTTGGGGAGGAAGCAGAAGAACTGGATGACGACTTGTTCGTTATTCCGCGCGACGCGCACTACCTTTCGCTGGGGCAACACGTGTACGACTTTATTGGCCTGGCGATTCCGATGCGGAAGTTGCACCCTGACTGCCGAACAGAAGACGACGAAACGGCACAAGGCTTTTTCTACCAGTCTTCCACCCAGATGCCGGAAGAAGCCTCGGACGACGACGCTTCTTCGGACAAGGCGGCCGATCCGCGGTGGGACGCACTGCGGGCGCTGCGAGACCGAGAAAATTTGAATTAA